Sequence from the Thermus albus genome:
GGGGCCTCTTCTCCCGGTGACCGCAGACAGGGCAATCTTGGCTTGTGTACTTGGGGTCTACCTTGATGACCCGCCTACCAGCTTCTGCCGCTTTGTAGGCAAGGATTTGGAGAAACTGCGCCCACCCTGCGTCGAGTAGCCCTTTGGCAAGAGGAGAACGGGATAGTCCGTTTATGTTCAGGTCTTCATGGACAATGGTGCCATAACGGTTTACGAGCTTCCTGGCAAGTTTGTGGTGGAAGTCTTTTCTCTGATTGGCGATTTTTCGGTGCAGTTTGGCAAGCTGTTCTCTAGCCTTCTTATACCGGTTGCTACCCCTTTTCTTTCGGGAGAGCTCCCTTTGTATTTTGGCCAGCTTCTCTTGGGTCTTCTGGTAGTAGCGGGGAGCTTCTACCATCTCCCCTTCAGAGGTGACAAGAAAGTAGGGATTGGTACCCAGGTCTATCCCCACCTGATTGTCGTTGGGAGGTAGGGGCTTGGGGTCCACCTCACAGACGAAGATGATGTACCAGTCATCCCCTTCCCGCTTTACCGTAGCCGTCTTGATCCTGCCTTCCAGAGGACGATGAAGCTTCAGCTTCACCGAGCCGATGCCGTATAGGAGAACCCGTTTCCCCCCTTCTTGGAGTTTGACCCCGGTAGTCCCGGCCTGGGGGAAGGTGAAGGAGTCGTAGCGTCCTTTTCCTTTGAAACGTGGATAACCAGCCCTTTGTCCCTCCTTGACCCGCCGGAAGAAACCTTGAAAGGCCCTGTCTACCCTCTTTATCACATCCTGCAGAACTTGGGAATGGACAAGTTTATACCCCGGAAGTTCGGTCCGTATTTGGGGGAGATACCCCATCTGCTCATGGGCACTGATAGACTTTTGGGCTTTCCTATAGGCGTCCCTCCTCTCTTGTAGAGCGGCGTTATAGAGTTGACGACACAAGG
This genomic interval carries:
- a CDS encoding RNA-guided endonuclease InsQ/TnpB family protein, with protein sequence MVQRCMPTLDPAPPEWKVMHIQNSTYKKAFKYRLYPTKPQRRDLEKVLSLCRQLYNAALQERRDAYRKAQKSISAHEQMGYLPQIRTELPGYKLVHSQVLQDVIKRVDRAFQGFFRRVKEGQRAGYPRFKGKGRYDSFTFPQAGTTGVKLQEGGKRVLLYGIGSVKLKLHRPLEGRIKTATVKREGDDWYIIFVCEVDPKPLPPNDNQVGIDLGTNPYFLVTSEGEMVEAPRYYQKTQEKLAKIQRELSRKKRGSNRYKKAREQLAKLHRKIANQRKDFHHKLARKLVNRYGTIVHEDLNINGLSRSPLAKGLLDAGWAQFLQILAYKAAEAGRRVIKVDPKYTSQDCPVCGHREKRPLWVREFTCPSCGALLHRDVAAAVNILAKAWVSRKATLPGPSGTGLSLSPRSPALQDSLTAD